Genomic segment of Candidatus Eisenbacteria bacterium:
CGCCGTCTGGTCAGGCGTCGTCTCCCGGCCGCTCATGCGCCGCACCGTCCCCGGTCGCACCCAGTAGCGGCCCGAGGCGGGAGAGCGCGGCTGCGGGAAGAACTCGGTCTGAGGGGACGAAGAGAAGACCCTCAAGCTGTCCTCTTCCGCGCCTGCGGCATAGTAGACATACTCGTTTCGCCCGAGGGGGAGGCTTGTGGTCGTGATCTCTCCCGGCTCGACCGGGACCTTTCTGAAGAACTCGCTGATCCCCAGCGCCTCCCGGGCGAAGCGGTCGGAGAGGCCGCCATCGCTTCCAAGCAGCGACTGCCCGATGAGCAGGACCTTCCCGCCCCGTTCCGCGTAGAGCTTGAGCCCCTCCTCGGCGGTGCGGAGGTTGCGCGCCATCTTGATCTCGTTGGCCGGATCGATGTAGCTCGAGAGCCAGATCACGCCTTCGAAGAGGGAGCAGAGGGGCTCGATCTCCGCGGTGGTGGCGAAGTTGGGACCCGTCACCATGTCGATCTCGTAGAGCGACCCGCCGGCCACCTCATCGAGCATGGCGCGGTAGTTCACCCGATCCCACTTGTCGACCTGACCCTCCGCCGTGAACTGCCGCAAGAGGAGCCAGCGGGCGTCCTGGGGCCATCGCACGTGCCAGGTGTGGGTCAGGGTGACCGCGCTTGCCGCCATCGCGTCGTCGTAGGCCCGGACATGGATCGTGTGGTCGCCGTCGACGCGCTCGGGGAAGTCCTCGGGGCGGACCGCCGCGACCGTGTCGGTCACCGTCCTGGCGTTGGCGCTGTCGGAGTCGATCCATAGCTTGAATCTGCTCACGGTGGAGCGCCCGTCGAAGTCGGTGACCCGCCAGCCGAATCCGAAGGCCGCGAGGGACGTGTCGGGCAGCGCGAGATCGGGATTCCACTCGATGTGGGGGATGTGGTTGCTCAGATAGAAGGACTGGCTCGGCCCCCTGGCATCCACGAGGTCGAGATCGTCTATCGCGCGGACCGTGAAGGTCCTGGTCGCCAGTTCACCCCCGATCGGAACATCGAATGTGTCTTCCGTCGCGGTCGTGAACGAGTAGATCTGACCCTGGTAGTCATAGCGCGTTCCGGCCGGCGGCTCCCAGCCTCCGTCCCAGCGGATCAGATACCCCGTCACCTCGCCGTCCAGGTCCGTTCCCCACCAGCGCAGGGCTTTGCGATAGTCGGTCGTGTCGACGATCGTTCCCGGTTCGAGGATCGACAAGTAGGTCCTGGGCATCTGGTTCTCGGGAAGCGAGCCCTCATCCTGCACGCAGCCGAGGAGGACGAGGAGGACGAACAGGGCGGTCACGATGGCGGAGCGAGCTTTCATAGGTTTTCCTACTTCAGGATCAGGAACTTCCCGAGTTGGGTCCCGCCCGTCTGCTTGTCCTCGACCGAGAAGATGTACAGGCCCGAGGCGACTCCCTGGTCGCTGCGAGTGATCAGGTCCCACGCCGCCATCCCTCCGGAGAGGACCGGGACATCGTTCTCGGGATTCTTGACGTCGGTCGGGTCGAAGATCCCCCGGATCTCGGTCGCGTCGTAGGAGGCGCCGTCGAACTCGATCGTGTCGACCAGATCTCCGGCCAGCGTGTAGATCCGGATCGTGCATCGATTGGGGAGGTTCGCGAACCAGAGATAGCGGTCGCGGGCCAGCGCGCCGTCCCACGAAGCGTCGCCGCGGTACGGGTTGGGGAACACGATGACCGAGCCCGCGGGCGCCGGGCTCCCGCCCGGGATCGCATAAGTGCGGTTCTGGGACCGCCCGCTCTCCAGCGGCGGGACCTCCTGCGTGCCGGTGTCGAAGGATGTCACCGCAGCCCAGTAGTTGAATCCGTCCCGGACTCCCTCGATGTCGAACCGATAGTGGAGGGTGTCCGTCCCGATCACGATCGAATCGCGAAGCGACTCGAGGCCGGTGTTCTCTAGAAGGCTGTCGACGACGTCGACCTGCCGGATCAGGCGGAACCCCTCCTCCTCCTTCCGCTCGCTGATATAGATCCTGTATCCCTCGAAGTCCATCTCATGGCTCTTCGGGTCGATGAACTCCTCGGGATCGTTTCTCCATCGGAGGGTCAGCTTGCTGTGCTGGGGAAAGACGCGGAGGGCCGGCGAGGGAGGCGGAACGGGGATGTTGAAGTTGAGATCGAAGGCGGTCTGCGCCCAGCCCGCGTTGTAGAGCAGGTCGGCCTCCGCGTCGCGACCCTCGCGCGGCGTCGGATGGCCGCCAAGGAACGCGAAGGAGACGACGATCGAGTCGCCGGGCTCGATCACGGTGAATGGGCCCACGGCGAGCATCGTCACCGGATCGTTGTTGGGCGCCTCGCTTCCCGCCGTCGGGTCGATCGCTCCGTTCGCCATCATGCGATAGCGCTCTCTGTCGTTCTTGGGCGTCCCCGCGAGGGTGAAGTTGGGATCCCAGTTCCACCAGTTGAACGAGACGTCGTGCTCCGAGATGGGCGTTGGGCGCGTCCCGAGCAATTGGATCCCCGCCCACGAGGGGCAATCGCCCTCGTCCAGCGTGAAGTGATGCTCGGTGACGAGGCGGAGGCTGTCGACGTAGGCGATGTCCTTGCGGTTGAACCAGCCGCTGGGTGGCCACGACGTCTGGTCGTCCTTGTAACCGGTCGCCAACTCGCCGTAGAGGCCGACATAGACGTTGAAGATCGGATCGATCGGGTTCGTGTTGTGGATCGTGTAGTTGGCGATCACGATGGCGTCGAACGGCTCGAAGCTGAACAGGAGGGTCTCGAGGTCGACCCGGATGTCGAGAGGCGTGTGCTGGAAGTGGGACCGCTTGTCGAAGAAGCTCGTCAGGAAGTCCTGCTCGCTCTTGGCCCGGCGGTCATAGCAGCAGCTTCGCTTGAGGATCGATCGCTCGTCGATGGTCGAGCGGACCGGATAGAACTCGGAGACGCCCCTTGCGTCGAAACTGCCGAAGTAGCCATCGATGGTCGATGTGGAAACGAGAGTGTCGACCTCGCTCGCCGGGATCCCGCCCACCCAGACTCCCGCCCGCACGAGGTGCTCCTGGCCGCTGCGGATCGGGTACTCCATGGAGGGAGAGCGATCCGAGAGGTTGGTCCCGATGAAGCCGTTGTTGTAGATCGTGAGCCCTAGATTGTTCCCGGTCGTCACGCGAAGGGTGATGAGCGTGTCGGCGAGGGCGATCCCGTCGAACTCCTCCCAGTGGTCGCCGCGCCACGCCATCGGGGGATACCTCTCCTCCGAATCGCCTGTCTGGCCCGCGGCCGGGAGGGCGAGGGCCGCGAGGAGAAGCGGCGCCAGGAGCGAGATCCTAATCATGACTTCGAGAGCCTCAGGACGACCACACGGCTGTTGGCGGAGTCGGATACGAAGACGAGGCTGTCGTCCGCAGCCACGTAGCGCGGGCCCCTGATCGGCGGATCGACCATCGTCTCCCTCTTCTCCGGGGAGTAGACAGTGTCCTCAGGCGCCCCCGTCGCCTGGAACCGCATGATCCGATCGTTGCCGGTCTGGGCGACAAAGCCGCTCTGGCCGGAGGGCGTCGTCGCGACATCCCGGGGTTCGAGAACCTGGTGGGCCTCATTGAAGCCGATGGGATCGTGTTCAGAGAACGCCAGGTTGGTTGCATCTGGTCGGAGCCGTTGGACCCAGTTCTTTCCCGTGTCGGCAACCCATAGGGCTCCACCGGCGAACGCCAGACCGTGGGGGTCGATGACGTACCCCTGGCCCGAGCCGTAGCTGGAGATCGCCCGGACGCGGTTTCCTTGAGAGTCGTACTTGTAGATGGAGTCCTTGACAGCGTCCGAGAGGTAGACGTTCAGATCATTGTCCGCAGCCAATCCAGTGAACTCCGTTGGGGGAGGCCAGCAGAGGGAGTCTAGGTTGTCCGGACAGTGGACGGAGGTGGTCCACAGGGGATCGCGGAACGTAAGAACGGGGGGGCCTCCCGTGAAGTGATACCGCTTGATCGTGGAGTCCCCGGCATCGGCGACGAAGATGTAGGTTGCTTCCTTCTTGGCAACGCAGATCAGGACGGGCCTTATGAGATCCTCGTAGTCGGTAACGAAACTGGGCCGTCGTGGGTTCTTCTGGCGGCTCAAGTACGCCCCCACGCGTCTCGCAGATGAATCCGGGAGTCCGGGGACCATCACCTCCTCGATCACGTAGAGATAGCTCCCCTGCAGGGCGAGGTCGGTGGGATGGTGAATCTGCCAGACCTTGTCGAGGTTGTAGGTCCCCGGCGTCGGGATCCGCCCTGCGTCCGGCTGGGGCGGCAGCTCGAACTTCTGCCCACAGCTGAGCGCAGAGGCCAGAGCCGCCGCGCAGAGGATTCCACTCAGCGTCGAGCGCATCGCATCCGCCTAGAGGGGGACGACCACCGACCAGCGATGGATCGCCAGCAGCGGCCCCCCGTCCGTGTATGCATAGTCGATCCGCGTCTCGGAACCCCGCATGGCAAGCCGGACTCCGAGACCCGCGGAGAACTTGGCCGCATCGGCTCCGCCGTCGAAGCCGGCCCGCGCGACGTAGCGAGTTTCGTAGGTGTACTCGAGCCCCGTTCGGAAGGCCTCCGCATTGTCGGCCACATGGACCACCTCGGAGGCGCTCACGAGAGAGTGCGCTCCCCGCCTGTACGGCTCGAGCGAGAGGCCGAGCCTGAAGGTGGTCGGAGGTGAGAAGGAGGCGTAATCGGTCTCGGCTCCGGTCAAGTGGCTCACGAAAGTCCCGGCCGGCTGGATGTCCGGTCCGAAGTGGAGCAGGGCGATCGCCAGCCTCCCGTCGAGCGCTCCGATCCGATAGAGGGTCCCCGCGTCGACCATCCAGCTGTTCGCGACGGGCCCGCCGATGCCGCTTCCGAGGTCTTCCCGGACGAACTTCACGGTCCCGCCGAACGAGAGGCGGTCGCTGAAGGGGCGCGATGCCGTGAAGCCGATCAGCATGTCGCTATATGCGAAGGTCCTCCCGGTGCCGGTCGGGTGATACTCGGTCGTCTCATCGAGAGTCGTCCCCAGATACTCGATGGAGACGCCGAAGGCCGCCCCGCTCTCACCCCAGGGGCGCGCAAGGGAGAGGCCGGCGATGTTGATCTCCGCCGGCCAGCGCGCGTAGGCGAAGGAGGCCTGCGCTCCCCTCAGCCCGGACAGGCAGGCAGGATTGTAGAATGCCGCCATCGGTCCTTCCGCGAGTGCGGTGTAGGCGCCCCCGAGGCCGGCGGCCCGCGCATCGAGGCCGATCTTGAGGAAGCTCCCGCTCGATGTGGCCACGCGCTGTCCGCCGAGGCTGGTCTGCCCCCGCGCGGGTGAGAGTGTCCCCGCCGCCAGGGCCGCCAGTCCCGCGAGCAGAACGATCCGCCTCACCATTCCATCCCCAATCCGACGCGGACGCTCCGCGGGGCCGAACGATAGGAGGGGTTGGCGATCCGGTAGGCGGTCGCCCGGATCGAACGCCGGATCCCCGCCGCGACTTCCTGGACCGTCTGGTCCGGTCCGACCGTCGCGCCGGCCAGCTCGATCAGCTCCTGATCGGGAAGCGAGAGGTTCGCAGGATTCTCGTAGGGGGTGTCGAGCTGCCCCTTGCCCGCCTCATACCTCTCGCCGGTCACCGGATCGAATGTCAGCGGCGTGCGGTAGTTGAAGAGATTGAAGACCTCGAACGTCGCTTCCAGGTCGAGACCCAGGACCTTCAGGCCCTTGCGGAGTTTGAGATTCGAGGTCGTCTCGATCGGGCCGTTGCGCGAGTACTGCTGGCCCACCCTGTTGCCGAACGGATCCTCGGGCGTGTAGGCGCGTCCCGATTGGAGCATCGTGTAGATATTGAGATTCCAGTCGCTCGGCAGGGGAAGGCCGAGGGGTCGGATCCTCTCGCCCTTGGCCACCGTGACGGCGTACCAGGTCGTGAGCTTGTGAGGTCGATTCCACCACATGTAGATCTCGCCTAGCTCGGTTTCCCTTGCGTCGCCGCCGGTCTCCTGGACCAGCTTCAGGTTGTTCGGGTCCGAGCTCTTTCCTTTGGCGACCGCGTAGGTGTAGCTCACCGCCCCCGACCAGTGGCCCATTCTCCGCTTGCGCAGCTCGATCTCCACACCCGTGCTGCGGGCGTAGTCGAGGTTCCTATAGATGAAGAAGTTGCTCCGCGCCGTGCGCCTCTCCTTCAGAACGAGAGTCGTCGACGTCGGATAGTCGTAGATGTCCTTGTAGAAGATCGACGCCTTCGCGGCCAGGTCGGGACGGAAGAGGTGGCCGCCCCCGAGCTCGTACTGGACGGAGATCTCGGGATTCAAGTTCGGGTTGCCGATCCGCGGGAACTCCTCCGAGGACTGGGAGCTGCTCTTCGCGTAGACATAGAAGTAGGCCGGTCGCTGGGAG
This window contains:
- a CDS encoding PorV/PorQ family protein, with protein sequence MVRRIVLLAGLAALAAGTLSPARGQTSLGGQRVATSSGSFLKIGLDARAAGLGGAYTALAEGPMAAFYNPACLSGLRGAQASFAYARWPAEINIAGLSLARPWGESGAAFGVSIEYLGTTLDETTEYHPTGTGRTFAYSDMLIGFTASRPFSDRLSFGGTVKFVREDLGSGIGGPVANSWMVDAGTLYRIGALDGRLAIALLHFGPDIQPAGTFVSHLTGAETDYASFSPPTTFRLGLSLEPYRRGAHSLVSASEVVHVADNAEAFRTGLEYTYETRYVARAGFDGGADAAKFSAGLGVRLAMRGSETRIDYAYTDGGPLLAIHRWSVVVPL
- a CDS encoding TonB-dependent receptor, producing GKDFRYEEFFYPRASNQWRMLFKTSWRATRSDKFDLSYTKNISFDQGFGESDIADINRNVTNYPWSWAGRLDRYYTVSEDQNTLSLVWNRGVKRDLVHTLSLTRFYTSSHRDVVGQLWWSYNTDLDSDVLLSEQDTPYFRDTGDAPDYRDRYVENWNLASDWSWVKGRHKFDGGVSHQLENIQYMTLDATTIDMPDKPLGDEFDLFHVYPASGAIYVQDRLEYESLIGGVGLRYDYWFPGEQVERNFDNWRTLNRPTITEETRREFLDDTHGLLGRRFKGHLSPRLQISHPITKNDHLFFNYGHFSQRPAYFYVYAKSSSQSSEEFPRIGNPNLNPEISVQYELGGGHLFRPDLAAKASIFYKDIYDYPTSTTLVLKERRTARSNFFIYRNLDYARSTGVEIELRKRRMGHWSGAVSYTYAVAKGKSSDPNNLKLVQETGGDARETELGEIYMWWNRPHKLTTWYAVTVAKGERIRPLGLPLPSDWNLNIYTMLQSGRAYTPEDPFGNRVGQQYSRNGPIETTSNLKLRKGLKVLGLDLEATFEVFNLFNYRTPLTFDPVTGERYEAGKGQLDTPYENPANLSLPDQELIELAGATVGPDQTVQEVAAGIRRSIRATAYRIANPSYRSAPRSVRVGLGMEW